A window of the Streptomyces sp. Ag109_O5-10 genome harbors these coding sequences:
- the dhaK gene encoding dihydroxyacetone kinase subunit DhaK translates to MRMLINVPETVVADALRGMAAAHPDLTVDVENRVIVRRDAPVAGQVALVSGGGSGHEPLHGGFVGPGMLSAACPGEVFTSPVPDQMVRAAAAVDSGAGVLFIVKNYTGDVLNFDMAAELAEDEGIQVAKVLVDDDVAVTDSLYTAGRRGTGATLFVEKIAGAAAAEGRPLERVEAVGRQVNENSRSFGVALSAVTTPAKGSPTFDLPSGELELGIGIHGEPGRERRAMMTSGEIADFAVNAVLEDMPPHNPVLVLVNGMGATPLLELYGFNAEVQRVLAERGVSVARTLVGNYVTSLDMAGASVTLCQVDEELLRLWDAPVRTPALRWGM, encoded by the coding sequence ATGAGGATGTTGATCAACGTCCCGGAGACCGTGGTGGCGGACGCGCTGCGGGGCATGGCGGCGGCACATCCCGACCTCACCGTGGACGTGGAGAACCGGGTGATCGTACGGCGGGACGCCCCCGTCGCGGGCCAGGTCGCCCTGGTCTCGGGCGGCGGTTCCGGGCACGAGCCGCTGCACGGTGGATTCGTGGGCCCCGGGATGCTGTCGGCGGCCTGTCCGGGCGAGGTGTTCACGTCCCCCGTCCCCGACCAGATGGTCCGGGCCGCCGCGGCGGTGGACAGCGGCGCCGGTGTGCTGTTCATCGTGAAGAACTACACCGGTGACGTGCTCAACTTCGACATGGCCGCCGAGCTCGCCGAGGACGAGGGCATCCAGGTGGCGAAGGTGCTCGTCGACGACGACGTGGCCGTCACCGACAGTCTCTACACCGCGGGCCGGCGCGGCACCGGCGCCACCCTCTTCGTCGAGAAGATCGCCGGCGCGGCCGCCGCCGAGGGGCGGCCACTGGAGCGGGTGGAGGCCGTCGGGCGCCAGGTGAACGAGAACTCCCGCAGCTTCGGTGTCGCGCTGAGCGCCGTCACCACCCCGGCCAAGGGCAGCCCGACCTTCGATCTGCCGTCGGGCGAGCTGGAGTTGGGCATCGGCATCCACGGCGAGCCGGGCCGGGAGCGGCGGGCCATGATGACGTCCGGCGAGATCGCCGACTTCGCGGTCAACGCCGTCCTGGAGGACATGCCCCCGCACAACCCGGTCCTCGTCCTGGTCAACGGCATGGGCGCGACCCCGCTCCTGGAGCTGTACGGGTTCAACGCCGAGGTCCAGCGGGTGCTCGCCGAGCGCGGAGTGAGCGTTGCCCGCACACTGGTCGGCAACTACGTCACCTCCCTGGACATGGCCGGTGCCTCGGTCACGCTCTGTCAGGTCGACGAGGAACTGCTGCGGCTGTGGGACGCGCCGGTGCGGACGCCGGCGCTGCGCTGGGGCATGTGA
- the dhaL gene encoding dihydroxyacetone kinase subunit DhaL, giving the protein MLDADFFRRWMAATAASVDREAERLTALDSPIGDADHGSNLQRGFKAVTAALEKEAPATPGAVLTLAGRQLISTVGGASGPLYGTLLRSTGKTLGDAAEVSEAQLAEALRAGVDKVMALGGAAPGDKTMIDALVPAVDALGDGFGAARAAAEQGAEATIPLQARKGRASYLGERSIGHQDPGATSSALLVAGLAEAADE; this is encoded by the coding sequence GTGCTCGACGCCGATTTCTTCCGCCGCTGGATGGCGGCGACCGCCGCCTCCGTCGACCGCGAGGCGGAGCGGCTCACCGCCCTCGACTCGCCCATCGGGGACGCCGACCACGGCAGCAACCTGCAGCGCGGGTTCAAGGCGGTGACCGCCGCGCTGGAGAAGGAGGCGCCCGCCACCCCGGGTGCCGTGCTGACGCTCGCCGGACGGCAGCTGATCTCCACGGTGGGCGGCGCCTCCGGGCCGCTGTACGGCACGCTGCTGCGCAGTACCGGCAAGACGCTCGGCGACGCGGCCGAGGTCAGTGAGGCCCAGCTGGCCGAGGCGTTGCGGGCCGGGGTGGACAAGGTCATGGCGCTCGGCGGGGCCGCGCCCGGGGACAAGACGATGATCGACGCCCTGGTGCCGGCGGTCGACGCGCTCGGCGACGGCTTCGGCGCGGCGCGGGCCGCCGCCGAGCAGGGCGCCGAGGCGACGATCCCGTTGCAGGCCCGCAAGGGCCGGGCGAGCTATCTCGGCGAGCGCAGCATCGGCCACCAGGACCCGGGGGCCACCTCGTCGGCACTGCTCGTCGCGGGACTCGCGGAGGCAGCCGATGAGTGA
- a CDS encoding PTS-dependent dihydroxyacetone kinase phosphotransferase subunit DhaM has product MSDGELVGIVLVSHSAEVAASVAELAKGLAGGATAVPVAPAGGTEGGGLGTSAELIAAAAASVDRGAGVAVLTDLGSAVLTVKALLAEGDELPDGTRLVDAPFVEGAVAAVVTASTGAGLDAVEAAAAEAYTYRKV; this is encoded by the coding sequence ATGAGTGACGGCGAGCTGGTCGGGATCGTACTGGTGTCGCACAGCGCGGAGGTCGCGGCGTCGGTCGCGGAGCTGGCCAAGGGGCTGGCGGGCGGTGCCACGGCGGTGCCGGTCGCCCCGGCCGGCGGTACCGAGGGGGGCGGGCTCGGCACCAGCGCCGAGCTGATCGCCGCCGCTGCCGCGTCCGTGGACCGGGGGGCGGGGGTCGCCGTCCTCACCGACCTGGGCAGCGCGGTGCTCACCGTGAAGGCGCTGCTGGCCGAGGGCGACGAACTCCCGGACGGCACCCGCCTGGTGGACGCCCCGTTCGTCGAGGGCGCGGTCGCCGCGGTCGTCACGGCCAGCACCGGGGCCGGCCTCGACGCCGTGGAGGCGGCGGCAGCCGAGGCGTACACCTACCGGAAGGTCTGA
- a CDS encoding cytochrome d ubiquinol oxidase subunit II has product MIADLVAVFLFIGVIAYSLLGGADFGAGFWDLTAGGAERGRRPRHLIDTSLGPVWEANHTWLVYCLVFLWTGFPTAFTAITTTLYLPLGIAALGIVLRGAGFAFRKATLRTREQRVYGAAFAASSVLTPYCFGSIAGAIASGRVPTGGDGDAVGSWLNPTSALGGVLAVLVCAYLAAVYLNAAARQQGAPALERWFRDRALLASVLTGVVSVAGIFVLRQDAPRLFHQLSHRALALVVLAALCGLATVLLLLRDRRTGLRVLATAAVALVVLGWGVAQYPYLLGTHLRIDAAASPDATLKVTIGVAIVAGLLIFPSVGLLLLLAGRGRLRPGAQEDLPGPSPRDS; this is encoded by the coding sequence GTGATCGCGGACCTCGTCGCCGTCTTCCTGTTCATCGGCGTCATCGCCTACAGCCTGCTGGGCGGCGCCGACTTCGGCGCGGGCTTCTGGGACCTGACGGCGGGCGGAGCCGAGCGGGGCCGGCGGCCGAGGCATCTGATCGACACCTCGCTCGGCCCGGTGTGGGAGGCCAACCACACCTGGCTGGTCTACTGCCTGGTGTTCCTGTGGACGGGCTTCCCCACCGCGTTCACCGCCATCACCACGACGCTGTACCTGCCCCTCGGGATCGCCGCCCTGGGCATCGTCCTGCGCGGCGCCGGCTTCGCCTTCCGCAAGGCCACGCTGCGCACCCGTGAGCAACGCGTGTACGGCGCGGCGTTCGCGGCGTCCTCCGTGCTGACGCCCTACTGCTTCGGCTCCATCGCCGGTGCGATCGCCTCCGGACGGGTGCCCACGGGGGGCGACGGAGACGCCGTCGGCAGCTGGCTGAACCCGACGTCCGCGCTCGGCGGCGTGCTGGCCGTCCTGGTCTGCGCCTACCTCGCCGCCGTGTACCTGAACGCCGCCGCCAGGCAGCAGGGCGCCCCGGCTCTGGAGCGCTGGTTCCGCGACCGGGCGCTGCTCGCCTCGGTGCTGACCGGGGTCGTCAGCGTCGCGGGCATCTTCGTTCTGCGGCAGGACGCCCCTCGCCTGTTCCACCAGCTCAGCCACCGCGCGCTGGCCCTGGTCGTGCTCGCGGCGCTCTGCGGCCTCGCCACCGTGCTCCTGCTGCTCCGCGACCGCAGGACGGGGCTGCGTGTGCTCGCCACCGCGGCGGTCGCCCTGGTCGTCCTCGGCTGGGGCGTCGCCCAGTACCCCTACCTTCTCGGCACCCACCTGCGGATCGACGCGGCGGCCTCACCGGACGCCACCCTGAAGGTCACCATCGGCGTGGCGATCGTCGCGGGGCTCCTCATCTTCCCCTCCGTCGGGCTCCTTCTCCTGCTCGCCGGACGGGGACGGCTCCGACCGGGAGCGCAGGAGGACCTCCCCGGCCCGTCTCCCCGCGACTCCTGA
- a CDS encoding cytochrome ubiquinol oxidase subunit I, with product MTDTLDVLARYLAAAGDPPQLLPARQQMAFTLGFHIILVPFGVALTTLMLVANHRGLRRGDAEALLLARRWSKVAAVLFAVGAITGTVLSFELGILWPGLMGRFGAAFGFPFAIEGLFFFLEAIFVSIYIYGWDRLPPWAHFWTGVPVALSSIGGAAAVIAANSWMNQPGGFTLRGGRIVAVRPAQVFFNGAFWWEFLHMLLAAYIVAGFVVASVYAVGMLRGRTSRYHRTGFLIAFVTAAVALPLQIIVGDTIARYVFQSEPAKFAAVELLPATGAHVSETLGGVLVDGRVRYGIPVPDMASLLAGFRPSTRILGLDAIPARVRPSDQAVSTVHLAFDVMVGLSFALLALAVWFLWLWWRRHPLVRQRWFLRCCAVSGLAALACLETGWIVTEVGRQPWTVVGYLLTRDAATTQGNLWFLFAAVLVIYLAVGAGAVTVLLSMKRRWEAEGDDSVAVPYGPGSDPAGLPAGAGK from the coding sequence GTGACGGACACGCTGGACGTGCTCGCGCGGTACCTGGCCGCGGCCGGCGATCCGCCGCAGCTCCTCCCCGCCCGCCAGCAGATGGCCTTCACCCTCGGGTTCCACATCATCCTGGTGCCCTTCGGTGTCGCGCTCACCACGCTGATGCTGGTCGCCAACCACCGCGGCCTGCGCAGAGGGGACGCCGAGGCCCTGCTGCTGGCGCGGCGCTGGTCCAAGGTCGCCGCCGTGCTGTTCGCCGTCGGCGCCATCACCGGCACCGTCCTCTCCTTCGAACTGGGCATCCTCTGGCCCGGCCTGATGGGCCGGTTCGGCGCGGCCTTCGGCTTCCCGTTCGCGATCGAGGGGCTGTTCTTCTTCCTCGAAGCGATCTTCGTGTCGATCTACATCTACGGCTGGGACCGGCTGCCGCCGTGGGCGCACTTCTGGACCGGGGTCCCGGTGGCGCTGTCCAGCATCGGAGGCGCGGCCGCCGTCATCGCCGCCAACAGCTGGATGAACCAGCCCGGCGGATTCACGCTGCGCGGCGGCCGGATCGTCGCCGTACGGCCCGCCCAGGTCTTCTTCAACGGGGCCTTCTGGTGGGAGTTCCTCCACATGCTGCTGGCCGCCTACATCGTCGCGGGCTTCGTGGTGGCGAGCGTCTACGCGGTGGGCATGCTGCGGGGCCGGACGTCCCGCTACCACCGCACCGGCTTCCTCATCGCGTTCGTCACCGCCGCCGTGGCGCTGCCCCTCCAGATCATCGTGGGGGACACCATCGCCCGGTACGTCTTCCAGTCCGAGCCCGCCAAGTTCGCGGCCGTCGAACTGCTGCCGGCCACCGGCGCCCACGTTTCCGAGACCCTGGGCGGCGTCCTCGTCGACGGCCGCGTCCGGTACGGGATCCCCGTGCCCGACATGGCATCGCTGCTCGCCGGGTTCCGGCCCTCCACCCGCATCCTCGGGCTCGACGCGATCCCGGCCCGGGTACGCCCCTCCGACCAGGCCGTCAGCACCGTCCACCTCGCCTTCGACGTCATGGTGGGGCTGTCCTTCGCCCTGCTCGCGCTGGCCGTGTGGTTCCTCTGGCTGTGGTGGCGGCGGCACCCGCTCGTACGGCAGCGCTGGTTCCTGCGCTGCTGCGCGGTCAGCGGCCTCGCCGCGCTGGCGTGCCTGGAGACCGGCTGGATCGTCACCGAGGTCGGCCGCCAGCCCTGGACGGTCGTCGGCTACCTCCTGACCCGGGACGCGGCGACCACCCAGGGCAACCTGTGGTTCCTCTTCGCGGCGGTCCTCGTCATCTACCTGGCCGTGGGGGCCGGCGCCGTCACCGTGCTCCTGTCGATGAAACGCCGGTGGGAGGCAGAGGGCGACGACAGTGTGGCCGTCCCCTACGGACCCGGCTCCGATCCGGCCGGCCTGCCCGCGGGAGCCGGGAAGTGA
- a CDS encoding discoidin domain-containing protein: MTDQPVPSRSPSRRSIVATGSTLLAGFGLGPVLPVPAAAAPAGAPARPAAPRELALYRPVSVSSTAYAATPGSFAVDSLTAPGVRGSGWRAGDGDPQWIAVDLQAACEVTRIRLTFEADAADPVFTPPATGNPADGTTGKEILSSYALDFVVETSLDEKSWTSVYRTTAGTGGLVDVQLPRPVTARWVRMTCRRRSSPLPLGLNGFEVYGTPRGHRPTATGWTDWGTRHDAAPALTVADDGTVPVESGWRLTLDDWAGGDGAGLSRTGVDTSGWLPAVVPGTVLGSLVDQGMLPDPVSGLNNLRIPEALSRHSWWYKRDFELPRGLRTGSGRRIWLEFDGVNHKADIWLNGEQVGGLTYPFARSSHDVTRLLATDGANALAVRITPMPVPGSPGDKGPLGESWVDAGAGQMNLNSPTYLASSGWDWMPAVRDRAAGIWNHVRLRSTGQIVIGDPRVDTNLPNLPDVSVAELTVVVPVRNADTKDHTATVTAAFGDVRVSRAVTVPAGGGVDVVFAPDAFAQLRLHNPRLWWPNGVGEPDLYDLTLTVSADGTESDRRTTRFGVRQFGYEYRVPLPFTATGDAYTQTVSFDRQQARHVRISCRTRATSWGSSLWTLAVRDSTRQTTDLALHAPADASSTDGDDHGPANVTDGDPGTRWSSAYEDDQWISVDLGSAQSFDRVDLTWERAYARTFVVQVSADGAEWTDVRAVDNSAVPLPFNDGNASLQVEDLDRQTARYVRIDCGLRNTSWGNSLWSLGVIDSADPGTDLALHRTATASTEESDHPAAHATDGDPGTRWSSAYEDNQWIQVDLGSARDFDRVAIVWETAYPKTYVIRVSDDGERWTDVKSVSNAPDPLRITVNGVPVLARGGNWGWDELLRRMPPERMDAAVRMHRDMNFTMIRNWVGSSDREEFFAACDRYGILVWNDFPNAWGMDPPDHDAFNSVARDTVLRYRIHPCVAVWCGANEGNPPAAIDQGMREAVEQQVPGLLYQNNSAGGIVTGGGPYGWVEPEKYFDPATYGSKDFGFHTEIGMPVVSTAASLRNLTGDEPEWPIGGAWYYHDWSEHGNQAPQNYKAAVETRLGAATGLDDFARKAQFVNFENTRAMFEAWNANLWDNATGLMLWMSHPAWHSTVWQTYDYDFDVNGTYYGARSACEPLHVQADPVQWRVLAVNHTRADLHGATVTARLYDLSGRQLGSARTATVDVARAATAEAFTAGWTDDLPGLHLLRLTLADADGRELSRNTYWRHRDPADLRALGKAPRVNVSVSAGQPSRSGDRRTLTATVRNRGTAVAAMVRLSLVDEATGDRVLPTLYSHNYLWLLPGEAQTVSVSWPSRALPAGRPALRAAAYNSRP; encoded by the coding sequence ATGACCGATCAGCCGGTTCCGTCGCGCAGTCCGTCGCGGCGTTCCATAGTCGCCACGGGCTCCACCCTGCTCGCCGGGTTCGGACTCGGCCCGGTGCTCCCGGTGCCCGCCGCGGCCGCCCCCGCCGGCGCCCCGGCCCGGCCCGCCGCGCCTCGCGAACTCGCCCTCTACCGGCCGGTCTCGGTCTCCTCGACCGCCTACGCCGCCACCCCGGGGTCCTTCGCCGTCGACAGCCTCACCGCACCCGGCGTGCGGGGCAGCGGGTGGCGCGCCGGGGACGGCGACCCGCAGTGGATCGCCGTGGACCTGCAGGCAGCATGCGAGGTCACCCGGATCCGGCTGACCTTCGAAGCCGACGCTGCCGACCCGGTGTTCACTCCCCCCGCCACGGGGAATCCGGCCGACGGCACCACCGGCAAGGAGATCCTGTCGAGCTACGCGCTCGACTTCGTGGTCGAGACGTCCCTCGACGAGAAGTCCTGGACGAGCGTGTACCGCACGACCGCCGGCACCGGCGGCCTGGTGGACGTCCAGCTGCCCCGTCCGGTCACGGCGCGCTGGGTGCGGATGACGTGCCGCAGGCGTTCCAGTCCCCTGCCGCTCGGCCTCAACGGCTTCGAGGTGTACGGCACCCCCCGGGGGCACCGCCCCACGGCGACGGGCTGGACCGACTGGGGCACCCGGCACGACGCGGCGCCCGCGCTGACCGTGGCCGACGACGGCACCGTGCCGGTGGAGTCCGGCTGGCGGCTCACCCTGGACGACTGGGCGGGCGGCGACGGCGCCGGTCTGTCGAGGACCGGCGTCGACACGAGCGGCTGGCTGCCCGCCGTCGTCCCCGGCACGGTGCTGGGCTCCCTCGTGGACCAGGGCATGCTGCCCGACCCGGTGTCCGGCCTGAACAACCTGCGCATCCCCGAGGCGCTGTCCCGGCACTCCTGGTGGTACAAGCGGGACTTCGAGCTGCCGCGGGGCCTGCGCACGGGCTCCGGCCGCCGGATCTGGCTGGAGTTCGACGGCGTCAACCACAAGGCCGACATCTGGCTGAACGGCGAGCAGGTCGGCGGTCTGACCTACCCGTTCGCCCGCTCCTCGCACGACGTGACCCGGCTGCTCGCCACGGACGGCGCGAACGCGCTGGCCGTGCGGATCACCCCGATGCCCGTGCCGGGCAGCCCCGGTGACAAGGGCCCCCTCGGCGAGTCGTGGGTGGACGCGGGCGCCGGACAGATGAACCTCAACTCCCCCACCTACCTGGCCTCTTCGGGCTGGGACTGGATGCCGGCCGTCCGCGACCGCGCGGCGGGCATCTGGAACCACGTCCGGCTCAGATCCACCGGGCAGATCGTCATCGGCGACCCGCGCGTGGACACGAACCTGCCGAACCTGCCGGACGTCTCCGTCGCCGAGCTGACCGTAGTCGTCCCGGTCCGCAACGCCGACACCAAGGACCACACGGCCACGGTGACCGCGGCGTTCGGCGACGTCCGGGTCTCCAGGGCGGTCACCGTGCCGGCCGGTGGCGGCGTCGACGTCGTCTTCGCCCCGGACGCCTTCGCGCAGCTGCGGCTGCACAACCCCCGGCTGTGGTGGCCGAACGGCGTGGGCGAGCCGGACCTGTACGACCTCACGCTCACCGTGTCGGCCGACGGCACCGAGAGCGACCGGCGCACCACCCGGTTCGGCGTCCGCCAGTTCGGCTATGAGTACCGGGTCCCGCTGCCGTTCACCGCGACCGGCGACGCGTACACCCAGACCGTGAGCTTCGACCGGCAGCAGGCCCGGCACGTCCGCATCAGCTGCCGTACCCGGGCCACTTCCTGGGGCAGCTCACTGTGGACCCTGGCCGTACGCGACAGCACCCGGCAGACCACCGATCTGGCCCTGCACGCACCCGCCGACGCCTCCAGCACGGACGGCGACGACCACGGCCCGGCCAACGTGACGGACGGCGACCCGGGCACCCGCTGGTCCTCGGCGTACGAGGACGACCAGTGGATCAGCGTCGACCTGGGCTCGGCGCAGTCCTTCGACCGGGTCGACCTCACCTGGGAGCGGGCGTACGCGAGGACCTTCGTGGTGCAGGTCTCCGCCGACGGCGCCGAGTGGACCGACGTGCGGGCGGTGGACAACTCGGCCGTGCCGCTGCCGTTCAACGACGGCAACGCCAGCCTCCAGGTCGAGGACCTCGACCGGCAGACCGCCCGCTACGTCCGTATCGACTGCGGGCTGCGCAACACCAGTTGGGGCAACTCGCTGTGGTCGCTCGGTGTCATCGACAGCGCCGACCCCGGCACCGACCTCGCCCTGCACCGTACGGCGACGGCCTCCACGGAGGAGTCCGACCATCCCGCCGCCCACGCCACCGACGGCGACCCGGGCACCCGCTGGTCCTCGGCGTACGAGGACAACCAGTGGATCCAGGTGGATCTGGGCTCCGCGCGGGACTTCGACCGGGTGGCGATCGTCTGGGAGACGGCGTACCCGAAGACGTACGTCATCCGGGTGTCCGACGACGGCGAGCGGTGGACCGACGTCAAGTCCGTGTCGAACGCCCCCGATCCGCTGCGGATCACGGTCAACGGCGTGCCGGTGCTGGCCCGCGGCGGCAACTGGGGCTGGGACGAGCTGCTGCGCCGGATGCCGCCCGAGCGGATGGACGCGGCGGTGCGGATGCACCGCGACATGAACTTCACGATGATCCGCAACTGGGTCGGCAGCAGCGACCGGGAGGAGTTCTTCGCCGCCTGCGACCGGTACGGCATCCTCGTCTGGAACGACTTCCCGAACGCCTGGGGCATGGACCCGCCGGACCACGACGCCTTCAACTCGGTCGCCCGGGACACCGTGCTGCGGTACCGCATCCACCCCTGCGTCGCCGTCTGGTGCGGGGCCAACGAGGGCAATCCGCCGGCGGCGATCGACCAGGGCATGCGCGAGGCCGTCGAGCAGCAGGTGCCGGGGCTGCTCTACCAGAACAACTCCGCGGGCGGCATCGTCACGGGCGGCGGTCCCTACGGCTGGGTGGAGCCGGAGAAGTACTTCGACCCGGCCACCTACGGCAGCAAGGACTTCGGCTTCCACACCGAGATCGGCATGCCGGTCGTCTCCACCGCGGCGAGCCTGCGCAACCTGACGGGCGACGAGCCGGAGTGGCCCATCGGCGGCGCCTGGTACTACCACGACTGGAGCGAGCACGGGAACCAGGCGCCGCAGAACTACAAGGCGGCCGTCGAGACCCGCCTCGGCGCGGCCACCGGCCTGGACGACTTCGCGCGCAAGGCACAGTTCGTCAACTTCGAGAACACACGCGCCATGTTCGAGGCCTGGAACGCCAACCTCTGGGACAACGCAACCGGCCTGATGCTGTGGATGTCCCACCCGGCCTGGCACAGCACCGTCTGGCAGACCTACGACTACGACTTCGACGTCAACGGCACGTACTACGGAGCCCGTTCGGCCTGCGAGCCGCTGCACGTCCAGGCCGATCCGGTGCAGTGGCGGGTCCTCGCGGTCAACCACACCCGCGCGGACCTGCACGGGGCCACCGTCACCGCCCGGCTGTACGACCTGTCCGGCCGGCAGCTCGGCAGCGCCCGGACCGCGACGGTGGACGTGGCACGGGCCGCCACCGCCGAGGCGTTCACCGCGGGATGGACCGACGACCTGCCCGGCCTGCACCTGCTGCGGCTGACCCTGGCGGACGCGGACGGCAGGGAGCTGTCCCGCAACACGTACTGGCGCCACCGTGACCCCGCCGACCTCCGGGCACTCGGCAAGGCCCCGCGGGTGAACGTGTCCGTCTCGGCCGGGCAGCCGTCCCGCTCCGGAGACCGGCGCACGCTGACGGCCACCGTCCGCAACCGCGGCACGGCCGTCGCCGCCATGGTCCGGCTGTCCCTGGTGGACGAGGCGACCGGTGACCGCGTGCTGCCGACGCTCTACAGCCACAACTACCTGTGGCTGCTGCCCGGAGAAGCACAGACGGTGAGTGTGTCCTGGCCGTCGCGGGCCCTTCCCGCGGGCCGTCCGGCGCTGCGGGCGGCGGCGTACAACAGCCGTCCCTAG
- a CDS encoding TetR/AcrR family transcriptional regulator — protein sequence MAAGGRTGRPPLTEERKAETRLEIARAAVDLFVAQGVSATTGEQIGQAVGVSARTVWRYFPSKEACVRPLFAAGIEAIADCLRAWRPGRPLEEAFADAVPTDSRLARSPDRATMGALVRLTRDEPGLRAEWLQSYDEAEPAFARALAERSGLPADGLRPTIQAAMFNAALRAAVEHYAWRVADESSDPATAEAELTATMRSALAVAAEGLA from the coding sequence ATGGCCGCAGGGGGACGCACGGGACGCCCACCCCTGACCGAGGAACGCAAGGCCGAGACCAGGCTGGAGATCGCCCGCGCCGCGGTGGACCTGTTCGTCGCCCAGGGGGTGTCCGCGACCACCGGCGAGCAGATCGGGCAGGCGGTCGGCGTCTCGGCACGCACGGTCTGGCGCTACTTCCCGAGCAAGGAGGCCTGCGTGCGGCCGCTGTTCGCGGCCGGTATCGAGGCAATCGCCGACTGCCTGCGCGCCTGGCGCCCCGGCCGGCCGCTGGAGGAGGCCTTCGCGGACGCCGTGCCGACCGACAGCCGGCTGGCGCGCAGCCCGGACCGCGCCACCATGGGCGCCCTGGTCCGGCTGACCCGCGACGAACCGGGACTACGCGCCGAGTGGCTGCAGTCCTACGACGAGGCCGAACCGGCGTTCGCCCGCGCCCTCGCCGAACGCTCCGGGCTGCCCGCCGACGGCCTGCGGCCCACCATCCAGGCGGCCATGTTCAACGCGGCCCTGCGCGCGGCCGTCGAGCACTACGCCTGGCGCGTCGCCGACGAGAGCTCGGACCCCGCCACGGCGGAGGCCGAGCTCACGGCGACCATGCGCTCGGCCCTCGCGGTGGCGGCGGAGGGGCTCGCCTAG
- a CDS encoding glycoside hydrolase family 75 protein, producing MRVQSLTLAAAGAALLAPATLPTPAASYAVPGVRHRISAADLLARVRECTQVSRGRYRSDADTAATVPVCGTRQAVFWKADLDIDCDGQRTAHCNRAADPAFTAATAYQQSNGRQLNAEKLPYVVVPGPSRRWNHRKSGVRGGAIAAVIYKGRVQYAVVGDTGPRDIIGEASYATAKALGVNPDPRVGGVPSGVTYIVFKHSAIRPIQDREAAEAEGERLAEQFIEGG from the coding sequence GTGCGTGTCCAGTCGCTGACGCTGGCCGCGGCCGGCGCCGCCCTGCTCGCCCCGGCCACACTGCCCACCCCCGCCGCCTCCTACGCGGTCCCCGGTGTCCGGCACCGTATCTCCGCCGCCGACCTGCTGGCCCGGGTGCGGGAGTGCACCCAGGTCTCCAGGGGCCGCTACCGCTCCGATGCCGACACCGCCGCCACCGTCCCCGTGTGCGGCACCCGGCAGGCCGTCTTCTGGAAGGCCGACCTCGACATCGACTGCGACGGCCAGCGGACCGCCCACTGCAACCGCGCCGCCGACCCGGCGTTCACCGCCGCCACCGCCTACCAGCAGTCCAACGGCCGCCAGCTCAACGCCGAGAAACTGCCCTACGTCGTCGTACCCGGCCCCAGCCGGCGCTGGAACCACCGGAAGTCCGGCGTCCGGGGCGGCGCGATCGCCGCGGTCATCTACAAGGGCCGGGTCCAGTACGCCGTCGTCGGCGACACCGGACCGCGCGACATCATCGGCGAGGCCTCCTACGCCACCGCGAAGGCGCTCGGCGTGAACCCCGACCCGCGCGTCGGCGGGGTGCCGTCCGGCGTCACCTACATCGTCTTCAAGCACTCGGCGATCCGGCCCATCCAGGACCGTGAGGCGGCGGAGGCGGAGGGGGAGCGGCTGGCGGAACAGTTCATCGAGGGCGGCTGA